The proteins below are encoded in one region of Neofelis nebulosa isolate mNeoNeb1 chromosome 17, mNeoNeb1.pri, whole genome shotgun sequence:
- the CEACAM19 gene encoding LOW QUALITY PROTEIN: carcinoembryonic antigen-related cell adhesion molecule 19 (The sequence of the model RefSeq protein was modified relative to this genomic sequence to represent the inferred CDS: inserted 2 bases in 1 codon), with protein sequence MASPEGAQRHFSKGLLLSASILALWVPQGSRAALRIQKIPEHPQKNQDLLLSVQGIPDTFQDFNWYLGEEAHGGTMLFTYIPELQRPQRDGSAMGQRDIVGFPNGSMLLHRAQPTDSGTYQVAVTINPAWTMRAKTKVQVEEKHKELPITHLPMSAGIMVAIIIGSLVAGALFIGSIAHLLLTRSWRGQSHRMPAPGGQGSLSVLFPAVSPVASTGPSPRFSESLSAHLSALTQXPPSVCRTTTTEKPEAQPNHNAGDENIYEVMPSPTLLVSPLGDPGSANTAMPLPLPENHHYQDLLNPDPAPYCQLVPRP encoded by the exons ATGGCAAGTCCTGAGGGGGCCCAACGCCACTTCTCAAAGGGCCTCCTGCTCTCAG CCTCAATCCTGGCCCTCTGGGTCCCCCAAGGCTCCCGGGCTGCCCTCCGCATCCAGAAGATTCCAGAGCATCCTCAAAAGAACCAGGACCTGCTCCTGTCTGTCCAGGGCATCCCAGACACCTTTCAGGACTTCAACTGGTACCTGGGGGAGGAGGCCCACGGTGGCACGATGCTCTTCACCTACATCCCCGAGCTTCAGCGGCCCCAGAGGGACGGCAGTGCCATGGGGCAGCGTGACATCGTTGGCTTCCCCAATGGCTCCATGCTGCTGCATCGGGCCCAGCCCACCGACAGCGGCACCTACCAGGTAGCTGTCACCATCAATCCTGCCTGGACCATGAGGGCCAAGACCAAGGTCCAGGTGGAGG AAAAGCATAAGGAGCTGCCCATTACACACCTGCCCATGAGTGCTGGGATCATGGTTGCCATCATCATTGGATCCCTTGTCGCTGGGGCCCTCTTCATCGGGAGCATTGCCCATCTCCTGTTAACAAGAAGCTGGAGGGGCCAGAGCCACAG aATGCCTGCTCCAGGAGGCCAGGGGTCCTTGTCGGTCTTGTTCCCAGCTGTGTCCCCAGTGGCTTCAACGGGGCCCAGCCCACG CTTCTCTGAGTCTCTCTCCGCCCACCTGAGCGCCCTAACACA GCCCCCCTCCGTGTGTAGGACGACAACCACAGAGAAGCCAGAGGCGCAGCCCAACCACAATGCCG GTGACGAGAACATCTACGAAGTGATGCCATCTCCGACCCTCCTGGTGTCCCCCCTCGGTGACCCGGGGTCTGCGAACACCGCCATG cccctgcccctgcccgagAACCACCACTATCAG gacCTGCTGAACCCCGACCCTGCTCCTTACTGCCAGCTCGTGCCAAGGCCCTGA